TCTCGCGGCGGCTGGCGCGCAGCGCGGCGCGCGACCGCCAGCTCGACGAGGCGTTTCACGCGCGCCTGCCGGTGGAAGGCAAGGTGGAGGGCGTGGTGAAGGGCGGCTACGAGGTGCGGATTGGCCGGCACCGCGCGTTCTGCCCGCTCTCGCAGATCGACGTCGCGAGGACCGCGGATCCCGCCGATCACGTCGGCCGCGTCTATGCGTTTCGGATCACCGAGTACAAGGAGGGCGGACGCACGCTCGTCGTATCGCGGCGCGCGCTGCTCGAGGAAGAGCAGCGACTCCGCGCGGAGGAGGTGCGGCGTGCCGTCGTGCCCGGGGCCGTGCTGACGGGCCGCGTGACCTCGGTCACGGAGTTCGGCGCGTTCGTCGACCTCGGCGCCGGGGTGCAGGGGCTGCTGCACGTGTCCGAGATGAGCTGGTCACGCGTGCCCGACATCCTCGAGATCGTCGCGCCGGGCGAGGAGATCACCGTCAAGGTGCTGCGCGTCGACGAGGACCAGCAGCGCATCGCGCTCGGGCTGAAGCAGCTCACCGACGACCCGTGGGCCACCGCGCCGGCGCGGTACGAGGTGGGGCAGGTCGTGATCGGCCGGGTGACGCGGCTCGCGCAGTTCGGGGCCTTCGTCGAGATCGAGCCTGGCGTCGAAGGGCTCGCGCATGCGTCGACGTTTCCACCGACCGGGCAGAGAGGCGGATGGGCGCAGACGGTGCCGACGGGCACGACGGCCCCCTTCGAGATCCTGAGCATCGACGGCGAGACCAAGCGCATCGGCCTCGCGCCCGTGCCGGAGGGTTCGAGCCGCGCGGCCGCCGCATCTTCGCCGGGCGGCGGCATCGTCGCCGGCGCGCGCCTCACGGGGAAGGTACAGCGCATCGAGTCGTTCGGTGTGTTCGTGTTCCTCGCCGCCGGGCGCGTCGGGCTCATCCCGCTGTCCGAGACCGGTGTGGCGAGGGAGGCCGACCTGAAGACCGCGTTCCCGGTGGGCTCGGACGTCGAGGTCATCGTCGTCGAGGTCGAGCCGCAGGGCCATCGCATCCGTCTCAGTCGCAAGGCGGTGCTCGACGCGCAGGACGCCGAGCTCGTGCGCGAGTACGCCACGCGGGACGATGTCGCGCCCACGCAGGGGCTCGGGTCGCTGGCCGACAAGCTGCGCGACGCGCTGAAGCCCCGGGAGTGACGCCGCGAGGCGAAAAGGGGGACAGTCACCTTTTCGAGTCGTCGGCTGGCCGTCACTCGACTGTCAGGCAGGCCGACCATCTTCATCCTCAGCCGCGACCTGTGGCACCTGCGAGGCGAACTGGACGATGCACCCAGACTTCGTCGAACTGTTGAGAGCGTTGGCCGCGGCTGAGGTCCGGTTCCTCGTCACTCGTGCGCGTGCCGCTCGGGTAGTCCGAGCCGCGCGACGGTGTCGCGCTCGAAGTCGAACTCGATGAGCACCGCGGGCTCGTCGCCGGCCACCCACGCGTCGTGATCCGGCTCGATGGCGACGACCTGCGGGGCGACGTAGCGGAAGCGGCAGCCGTCGCCGTACTCACCCTCGATCTGGCCGTTCGCCAGGAAGCCGACGTGGGCGTGCATGCAGCGTTCAGTGCCCGCCACCGGCTGGACGTTCGACGACCAGCGGAAGCCCGCCGGGTAGATCGCGCGCCTGACGCGCGCGTCGCCGACTCGCACCTGTTCGATCCGCGCGCCGCCGACGTCGCGTCGCTCGGCACCGGGAATGGGAGAGAGCAGGGCGTTCATGCGCACCTTCCGAAGACTGGGGCCTTGCGCTGGGAGAGACGGCCGAGTGGTGGCCCTCACCGTCCGGCCGGCCGCGCCGGGAACGACCGGAACGGCTGGGCGCCCCGGGGCGCTCAGCGCCATTCTGCACCCTCGGGAGCGTTTGGTGAAGCCTGCCCCGAGGCGCGCCATCCGAAGGCCGCAACGATCCGGTCGCGCACCACCGCCACGAAGGTGTCTCGTGCCTGCCACAACTGGGCCGAGTCCGGCAGGCGCGAGTACAGCGAGCGGGCCACAGAAGCCGCGCTGGCGGCCTCGCTACCACGATGACAGGCGTGGCGCCAGGCCCTTGGCCCGAGCAGCGCGTGGGAGGCCGACCAGGAGGTGCGCAGGGCGGGGGCCCGGCGGCAGCGGACAGAGCGGGAAGTCACATTCGAGTTGGCCCAGCGCTCGCAGCGGGTGACCACGTGCACACCGCGACACCTGCCGCGCGCCAAGGTGGACAGTCAACATGCGCAGTCGTACACTGGCGACCGCGAAGCGAATGTCAGCGGCGACGCTCACGGCGCCGTGCCGTGCGCTGCTCGACGGGGTTCGACTCGGAAGGCATGGTCCTCACGAAACCTGCGGTCACGCGAGCGACGGGGACCGCCGCGGTATCCAGCCTCGTTCCAGTGCTCAGCGTGCGACGAGGCGAGACGACCATGGCGAACTCACAGATGACCAAGGAACAAGCGACGGAGATTCGCCGGATTCTCTGCCCGGTCGACTTCTCAGAGTTCTCGGCATCGGTTCTGGCCTACGCCGCCGCGTTCGCGAAGCTGTTCGGGAGCGAAGTGACCGTACTGCACGTCTTCGCGACCGACGTGCCGCCGGCGGGTGTCGCGACGGTTCCAGCCTGGCTGGTACACGTGCAGGAAGCGCGGAAGTCCATCGCGGACGACCTGCATCGGCTGGTCGCCCCGCTGTCTTCGACAGGCGTTGGGCTGCGAACAGAGATCGCAGAGGGCGACACGGCCGCGGAGATCGTCCGCCACGCGGCTGGACACGATATCGACCTCGTCGTGATGGGCACGCATGGCCGAAGCGGGTTCGATCGACTCACGCTGGGGTCGGTGGCTGAGAAGGTGCTCCGAAAGGCGACCTGCCCGGTCCTGACGATCCCTCCTGGTGCC
The nucleotide sequence above comes from Acidobacteriota bacterium. Encoded proteins:
- a CDS encoding S1 RNA-binding domain-containing protein; amino-acid sequence: MTEPEDDFALLFEASLKATRVERGQTVDGRIVAIGAEVAFVDVGGKGEAQIAVDELRDDSGALEVAVGDRIQAIVVSTERGVTLSRRLARSAARDRQLDEAFHARLPVEGKVEGVVKGGYEVRIGRHRAFCPLSQIDVARTADPADHVGRVYAFRITEYKEGGRTLVVSRRALLEEEQRLRAEEVRRAVVPGAVLTGRVTSVTEFGAFVDLGAGVQGLLHVSEMSWSRVPDILEIVAPGEEITVKVLRVDEDQQRIALGLKQLTDDPWATAPARYEVGQVVIGRVTRLAQFGAFVEIEPGVEGLAHASTFPPTGQRGGWAQTVPTGTTAPFEILSIDGETKRIGLAPVPEGSSRAAAASSPGGGIVAGARLTGKVQRIESFGVFVFLAAGRVGLIPLSETGVAREADLKTAFPVGSDVEVIVVEVEPQGHRIRLSRKAVLDAQDAELVREYATRDDVAPTQGLGSLADKLRDALKPRE
- a CDS encoding universal stress protein, giving the protein MANSQMTKEQATEIRRILCPVDFSEFSASVLAYAAAFAKLFGSEVTVLHVFATDVPPAGVATVPAWLVHVQEARKSIADDLHRLVAPLSSTGVGLRTEIAEGDTAAEIVRHAAGHDIDLVVMGTHGRSGFDRLTLGSVAEKVLRKATCPVLTIPPGAARRAADASVRRILCPSDFSLWSEQAMDFALSLAARAGAAVTALHVVETIDARPELSGAMADLQKRRCETELRFLEETNAARAGAGAVTNAVTLGRPYLEILRMAEERAIDLIVMGVRGRGPVDLALFGSTTNHVVRRATCPVVTVRARPEHA